One part of the Chthoniobacterales bacterium genome encodes these proteins:
- the rplI gene encoding 50S ribosomal protein L9 → MSLTEVILKENIQHLGAEADIVKVKRGYARNFLLPQGKAYEVTKTTLRQINNLKAKRAEREARELNEAEDLARRINKLRLNFMLETGATGKAFGSVTAKDLADRLLEELGQEVDRHRIQLERPIKETGDLEIQIKLHHDVVAKLKLTIKAPEVVVKEEAPADEDDGGRKRYVRKAK, encoded by the coding sequence ATGTCCCTCACCGAAGTCATTCTCAAAGAAAACATCCAGCACCTCGGAGCCGAGGCCGACATCGTTAAAGTCAAACGTGGCTACGCCCGCAATTTCCTCCTTCCCCAAGGCAAGGCTTATGAGGTGACCAAGACCACTCTCCGCCAGATCAACAACCTCAAGGCCAAGCGTGCTGAGCGCGAAGCTCGCGAACTCAACGAAGCCGAGGACCTCGCCCGCCGCATCAACAAGCTGCGCCTGAATTTCATGCTCGAAACCGGCGCGACCGGCAAAGCCTTCGGTTCTGTGACTGCAAAAGATCTCGCCGACCGCCTCCTCGAGGAACTCGGCCAGGAAGTGGATCGTCACCGCATCCAATTGGAGCGTCCAATCAAGGAAACTGGCGATCTCGAAATCCAAATCAAGTTGCACCACGATGTGGTCGCAAAATTGAAGCTCACCATCAAGGCTCCCGAAGTCGTTGTGAAAGAAGAAGCTCCTGCCGACGAAGACGACGGCGGGCGCAAGCGTTACGTTCGCAAAGCGAAGTAA
- a CDS encoding helix-turn-helix domain-containing protein, with protein sequence MTDSPGKRLQAARAARDLSVEDIVSTTKMRPSVILALEADDYTQFPSITHARNFLALYGKHLKVDVKDGLARLTTPARIGIENYQYLNVERSDDTSFRPQRRMHTHSAPRGGDQTLRTLGIIGGIVLFLMFAVYLSVNLRRLNLAGASSAAPGSPGNPAASPAESSPTPLTAPPPLPSLNTTRPTPPGPSTTPFYPRVQKDHPLIHTPPPTPF encoded by the coding sequence ATGACCGATTCTCCCGGCAAACGACTCCAGGCCGCCCGCGCCGCCCGCGACCTTTCCGTGGAAGACATCGTCAGCACCACCAAGATGCGGCCCTCCGTCATCCTCGCCCTCGAGGCCGACGACTACACCCAGTTCCCCAGCATCACCCACGCGCGCAACTTCCTCGCCCTCTACGGCAAACACCTGAAAGTGGACGTAAAAGACGGCCTCGCCCGCCTCACCACCCCGGCCAGGATCGGCATCGAAAACTACCAATACCTCAACGTCGAGCGCAGCGACGACACCAGCTTCCGCCCCCAGCGCCGCATGCACACCCACTCCGCCCCACGCGGCGGCGACCAGACCCTGCGCACCCTCGGCATCATCGGCGGCATCGTGCTTTTTTTGATGTTCGCCGTTTACCTCTCCGTCAACCTCCGCCGCCTCAACCTCGCCGGAGCCTCCTCCGCCGCCCCCGGTTCCCCGGGCAATCCCGCTGCCAGCCCCGCTGAATCGTCCCCCACTCCGCTCACCGCCCCGCCCCCGTTGCCCTCTTTAAACACCACGCGACCCACCCCTCCCGGCCCCAGCACCACCCCCTTCTACCCCCGAGTGCAGAAAGACCACCCCCTCATCCACACCCCTCCCCCGACTCCGTTCTAA
- the dnaJ gene encoding molecular chaperone DnaJ: protein MATVKRDYYEILSVTRTATGDEIKRSYRKLAVQFHPDKNPGDHTAEDKFKELGEAYDVLMDDNKRAAYDRYGHQAFAGGSAGPAGGGMHDPFDIFREVFGQQGGGGGGIFDQIFGQQGGQRPDRDGRQRGSDLRYDLQITLEEAAFGVEKEIEIAKPDTCGTCTGSGAEPGSKVSTCSMCQGRGQVISSRGFFQVSQTCPKCSGTGRTIEKPCKTCHGEGRVEKSSRIKLKIPAGIDDGARLRSSRNGEAGLRGGEAGDLYVVIHVKEHAIFQRDEDNLYCELPISFTTAALGGELQAPTLEGKATLKIPAGTQSGTRFKLRDKGIKGLQSRGAGDLIVQVLVEVPSKLNAEQREKLAAFAEACGDENSPIHRSFFEKAKDFFR, encoded by the coding sequence ATGGCCACCGTCAAACGCGACTATTACGAAATTCTCTCGGTCACCCGCACCGCCACCGGCGACGAGATCAAGCGCAGCTACCGCAAACTCGCGGTGCAGTTTCACCCTGATAAAAACCCCGGCGATCACACAGCCGAGGATAAATTTAAGGAGCTCGGGGAGGCCTACGACGTCCTCATGGACGACAACAAACGTGCCGCCTACGACCGTTACGGGCATCAGGCTTTTGCCGGTGGCAGCGCCGGTCCGGCGGGCGGCGGAATGCACGATCCGTTCGACATTTTCCGTGAAGTTTTCGGCCAGCAAGGCGGCGGTGGCGGCGGCATTTTCGATCAAATCTTTGGCCAGCAAGGCGGGCAGCGGCCCGACCGCGACGGACGCCAGCGCGGCAGCGACTTGCGTTACGATCTCCAGATTACATTGGAGGAGGCGGCGTTTGGCGTGGAGAAAGAAATCGAGATTGCCAAGCCCGACACCTGCGGCACTTGCACCGGAAGCGGAGCCGAGCCGGGCTCGAAAGTTTCCACCTGCTCGATGTGCCAGGGGCGCGGCCAGGTCATCAGCAGCCGGGGGTTTTTCCAAGTGTCCCAGACGTGCCCGAAATGTTCTGGGACCGGACGAACGATTGAGAAGCCCTGCAAAACCTGCCACGGCGAGGGCCGAGTCGAGAAGTCGAGTCGCATCAAACTCAAAATTCCCGCGGGCATCGACGACGGCGCGCGCCTGCGAAGTTCCCGCAACGGCGAGGCGGGTTTGCGCGGCGGCGAGGCGGGTGATCTTTACGTGGTGATCCACGTCAAGGAGCACGCGATTTTCCAACGCGACGAGGACAACCTGTATTGCGAACTCCCGATTTCCTTCACGACAGCGGCACTCGGCGGTGAATTGCAGGCCCCGACATTGGAAGGCAAGGCGACTCTGAAAATTCCCGCAGGCACCCAGAGCGGCACGCGTTTCAAGCTCCGTGACAAAGGCATCAAGGGCCTGCAATCGCGCGGCGCGGGCGACCTCATCGTGCAGGTCTTAGTGGAAGTCCCCTCGAAGCTGAACGCCGAGCAGCGTGAGAAACTGGCCGCGTTTGCCGAGGCGTGCGGCGATGAAAACAGCCCGATTCACCGGAGCTTTTTCGAGAAAGCGAAAGACTTCTTCCGGTAA
- a CDS encoding WcaI family glycosyltransferase, translating into MRIIVWGINYAPEVTGIAPCNVALCEFLHARGHDVEMVTSFAYYPQWEKRPEDRGCLYRADWLNGVRVHRCWHYVPRKVSAAKRILHEGTFVATSFLRALLLRKSDVVVVVSPPLLLGAAAWLLTSLRGNRYHFHVQDLQPDAAVGLNMLRPGLFTQLLYKLEALAYRHASKVSGIGQGMIDAFVRKGVPPEKIALLPNGFDVSGAARLSSVDFRARYGFDSDAFLAIYSGNLGVKQGLEILPAAAVLLTNPNIQIVICGDGARRALLEEEIARLRLTNIRLLPLLDDDTYRAMLQTAGACLITQQAGSGNAFLPSKLLPTLAYRRAVISVADSDSALATAVAEGQFGTNIAPGNAAALAQVLEDFAANPLQLETYQRNGHTYVTRFDHAKVLADFERTLID; encoded by the coding sequence ATGAGAATCATCGTCTGGGGAATCAACTACGCACCTGAAGTCACCGGCATCGCGCCCTGCAACGTCGCGCTCTGCGAGTTTCTCCACGCGCGCGGACACGACGTCGAGATGGTCACCAGTTTCGCCTACTACCCGCAATGGGAAAAACGCCCCGAGGATCGCGGATGCCTCTATCGCGCCGATTGGCTTAATGGAGTGCGCGTCCACCGCTGCTGGCACTACGTCCCGCGCAAAGTCTCCGCCGCCAAACGCATCCTGCACGAGGGCACCTTCGTCGCCACCTCCTTCCTGCGCGCCCTGCTCCTGCGGAAATCCGATGTCGTTGTCGTCGTCTCGCCGCCACTCTTGTTAGGAGCCGCCGCGTGGTTGCTAACCTCGCTGCGCGGCAATCGCTACCACTTCCACGTGCAGGACTTGCAGCCCGACGCCGCCGTCGGCCTGAACATGCTCCGGCCCGGACTCTTCACCCAGTTGCTCTACAAGCTGGAAGCTCTCGCCTACCGGCACGCCAGCAAAGTCAGCGGCATCGGCCAGGGTATGATTGACGCGTTTGTTAGAAAAGGAGTGCCGCCGGAAAAGATCGCCCTGCTTCCCAACGGCTTCGACGTGAGTGGGGCCGCCCGCCTGTCGTCCGTCGATTTCCGCGCCCGATACGGATTCGACTCCGATGCATTTCTAGCCATCTACTCCGGCAACCTCGGCGTCAAGCAAGGCCTAGAAATCCTCCCCGCCGCCGCTGTGCTTCTAACCAATCCTAACATCCAGATCGTCATCTGCGGCGACGGCGCGCGCCGGGCGTTATTGGAAGAAGAAATCGCCCGCTTGCGGCTGACTAACATCCGACTCCTCCCCCTGCTCGACGACGACACCTACCGCGCCATGCTCCAGACCGCCGGTGCCTGCCTCATTACGCAACAAGCGGGCTCCGGCAACGCCTTTCTGCCCAGCAAACTCCTGCCCACGCTCGCCTACCGCCGGGCCGTCATCAGCGTCGCCGACAGCGACAGCGCCCTCGCCACCGCCGTCGCCGAGGGGCAGTTTGGAACGAACATCGCGCCCGGCAACGCCGCCGCCCTCGCGCAAGTCCTCGAAGACTTCGCCGCCAATCCATTGCAACTCGAAACCTACCAGCGCAACGGCCACACCTACGTCACCCGCTTCGATCACGCCAAAGTGTTAGCCGACTTCGAGCGCACCCTGATCGACTAA
- the dnaB gene encoding replicative DNA helicase, which translates to MAENPTARKAKGTAQSSGGSYSQKPESYLPDTHRPVPHSLDAELGVLCSIFLNPKEVLDECVLRLSPGHFHIPAHTTMFELLLDMQKRFVEIDAITITQLLRDRKLLDQVGGVPFLNRLFEFVPTAANVSYYIEIVREKHILRQIINTCTECVAQSYDQQGEVATLLDEVERKVFAITEERVKQKLPSMKDNVMLAIESIEKLFESRGQITGLATGFADIDRMTDGLHGSEMIVVAARPSMGKTAFAMNIAEHVAVHEQKAVAVFSLEMSSAQLTQRLLGSMARVNLRNMRDGFLSPRDFPALMDAGSKLSQAQMFIDDSSSLSVLELAAKSRRLKAQHDIQLIVIDYLQLLRSTSRRAQDNRQLEISEISNGLKALAKELNIPVVVLAQLNRESEKRKGNKPMLSDLRESGSIEQDADVVCLLMRSEYYADGDEDKKEKEGMAELIIAKQRNGPVGEVPLTFLKEFTRFETRAREKEE; encoded by the coding sequence TTGGCTGAGAATCCCACCGCAAGGAAAGCGAAGGGAACCGCGCAAAGCAGCGGCGGAAGTTATTCACAAAAACCGGAGTCTTATTTACCGGATACTCACCGTCCTGTCCCGCACAGCCTCGATGCCGAGCTGGGCGTGCTCTGTTCCATCTTCCTGAATCCCAAGGAAGTGCTCGACGAATGCGTGCTGCGTTTGTCTCCGGGGCATTTCCACATTCCGGCGCACACCACGATGTTCGAGCTGCTGCTCGACATGCAAAAACGCTTCGTCGAGATCGACGCCATCACGATCACCCAGCTTCTGCGTGATCGGAAACTCCTCGATCAAGTTGGTGGTGTGCCGTTTCTGAACCGGCTCTTTGAGTTCGTTCCGACTGCGGCCAACGTCTCCTACTACATCGAGATCGTCCGGGAAAAACACATCCTGCGGCAGATCATCAACACCTGCACCGAGTGCGTCGCGCAGTCTTACGATCAACAAGGCGAGGTCGCCACATTGCTTGATGAAGTGGAGCGCAAGGTTTTTGCCATCACCGAGGAGCGCGTGAAACAGAAGCTGCCCTCGATGAAGGACAACGTCATGCTCGCCATCGAGTCGATCGAGAAGCTTTTCGAGAGTCGCGGACAAATCACCGGGCTGGCCACCGGGTTCGCCGATATCGACCGCATGACCGACGGTTTGCACGGGTCGGAAATGATCGTCGTCGCCGCGCGCCCGAGCATGGGCAAGACCGCGTTTGCCATGAACATCGCCGAGCACGTTGCGGTGCATGAGCAAAAAGCCGTCGCCGTTTTCAGTCTGGAAATGAGCAGCGCGCAACTCACCCAGCGTCTCCTCGGCTCCATGGCGCGCGTCAATTTGCGCAACATGCGCGACGGTTTTCTGAGTCCGCGCGACTTCCCCGCCCTGATGGACGCCGGCTCGAAACTCTCTCAGGCCCAGATGTTTATCGACGACAGCTCGAGTTTGAGCGTATTGGAACTCGCCGCCAAATCGCGCCGGCTCAAGGCGCAGCACGACATCCAGTTGATCGTCATCGATTACCTCCAGCTCCTGCGTTCCACCAGCCGCCGGGCGCAGGACAATCGGCAGCTCGAAATTTCAGAAATCTCCAATGGCCTCAAGGCGCTCGCCAAGGAATTGAACATTCCGGTCGTCGTTCTTGCGCAGCTCAACCGCGAATCTGAGAAACGCAAAGGCAACAAGCCCATGCTCAGCGATTTGCGCGAATCCGGTTCCATCGAGCAGGATGCCGACGTCGTCTGTCTGCTCATGCGCAGCGAATATTACGCCGACGGCGATGAGGATAAAAAAGAGAAGGAAGGCATGGCCGAACTCATCATTGCCAAGCAGCGTAACGGCCCGGTCGGCGAGGTGCCGCTGACCTTCCTCAAAGAATTCACCCGCTTCGAGACCCGCGCTCGCGAGAAGGAAGAATAA
- a CDS encoding DNA translocase FtsK, with amino-acid sequence MPPAAKAVKTSRPRHWNEVLGLTLVVLGVAYFMALVSYTPRDVPTWVWFNTASPPNNPAQNFVGPVGAVIAGFSYLCIGAASYLVAALLLGYGGVKLALGSPLLRRLPWVVVFIVSGACLAQMQPWFLQSWAREFNNDGPGGTIGYHLGTRLLEKLLGGPGSAMLVLGVYLVSLVLATGIRPIHLLIATISWIKSAIIQAFESAEERRLQHASEAERHEAELHRLEKEQRRLEKDLRKKGVPNDLIVGVPLEPAPFRPPPKVTDTSVPLPSAAKPKLEKKEQALLNASADGAFDNYQKPDFELLDERDFTGHSEANHEELLEIQRTLIETLAHFGIAASPGDITKGPTITRYEVYPAKGVRVDRIASLEADIQRATRAERINILAPIPGKDTVGIEIANSKKVKVTLREILESEDWANTKARIPIALGKDVYGKTIIADLAAMPHCLVAGTTGSGKSVCINAVIASILYKFTPDELRFIMIDPKVVEMQIYNTLPHLVVPVVTDPKKVLLALRWVINEMENRYQMFAKLGVRNIASFNARPLPKTQAELDADRAAEDAENEKFPDDSDELTPDDFISDAVLENAAVVAQPELPKMSVARDDDLIIPNRLPYIVVIVDELADLMQTAPADVESGIARITQKARAAGIHMIIATQTPRADVITGVIKANVPCRIAFQVASGLDSRIILDEKGAERLLGQGDMLYMPPSSSRLIRSQGVLVTDDEIQKLVDFVSAQAPPSFDEAVQQKIETGGDEAEEISEEDEELVTKCLEIIRQEKKASTSLLQRRLRLGYTRAARIVDILEDRGILGPGEGAKPREILVDLDSLV; translated from the coding sequence ATGCCTCCTGCCGCCAAAGCTGTCAAAACCTCGCGTCCCCGTCATTGGAATGAAGTCCTCGGGCTCACTTTGGTCGTGCTCGGCGTGGCTTATTTCATGGCACTGGTCTCCTACACGCCGCGCGACGTGCCGACCTGGGTCTGGTTTAACACCGCATCGCCGCCCAACAACCCCGCGCAAAACTTCGTCGGACCCGTCGGAGCCGTCATCGCCGGCTTCAGTTATCTCTGCATCGGCGCGGCTTCCTACCTGGTCGCGGCGCTGCTCCTCGGCTACGGCGGAGTCAAACTCGCCCTCGGCTCCCCCCTCCTCCGCCGCCTGCCCTGGGTCGTCGTCTTCATCGTCAGCGGCGCGTGCCTCGCCCAAATGCAGCCATGGTTTTTGCAAAGCTGGGCGCGCGAGTTCAATAACGATGGCCCCGGCGGCACCATCGGCTACCACCTTGGGACCCGCCTCCTCGAGAAACTCCTCGGCGGCCCCGGCTCGGCCATGCTCGTGCTCGGCGTTTACCTCGTCAGCCTCGTCCTTGCGACCGGCATCCGGCCCATTCACCTGCTCATCGCCACGATTTCCTGGATCAAGAGCGCCATTATTCAAGCCTTCGAATCCGCCGAGGAACGCCGTCTCCAGCACGCCTCCGAGGCCGAGCGGCACGAAGCTGAGTTGCATCGCCTGGAAAAAGAACAGCGCCGCCTCGAAAAAGACCTCCGCAAAAAAGGTGTCCCCAACGATCTGATCGTCGGCGTCCCGCTGGAGCCCGCCCCGTTTCGTCCGCCGCCGAAGGTCACCGACACCTCGGTGCCCCTGCCGAGCGCGGCCAAACCCAAGCTCGAAAAGAAGGAGCAGGCCCTGCTCAACGCCTCGGCGGATGGCGCGTTCGACAACTACCAGAAGCCCGATTTTGAGTTGCTCGACGAAAGGGATTTTACCGGCCACAGCGAGGCGAACCACGAGGAACTCCTCGAAATCCAGCGGACTTTGATCGAAACCTTGGCCCATTTCGGCATAGCCGCGAGTCCGGGCGACATCACGAAGGGCCCCACGATCACCCGCTACGAAGTCTATCCGGCGAAAGGCGTCCGCGTGGATCGCATCGCCAGCCTCGAGGCCGACATCCAGCGCGCCACCCGCGCCGAGCGGATCAATATTCTCGCCCCGATCCCCGGCAAAGACACCGTCGGCATTGAAATCGCCAACTCGAAAAAGGTCAAAGTCACCCTGCGCGAGATCCTCGAATCCGAGGATTGGGCCAACACCAAGGCGCGCATCCCCATCGCGCTCGGCAAGGACGTTTACGGCAAAACCATCATCGCCGATCTCGCTGCCATGCCGCATTGCCTCGTCGCCGGAACCACCGGTTCGGGCAAATCCGTCTGCATCAACGCCGTCATCGCCAGCATTCTCTATAAGTTCACGCCCGACGAACTCCGCTTCATCATGATCGATCCGAAAGTGGTCGAGATGCAGATTTATAACACCCTGCCGCACCTCGTCGTCCCGGTCGTTACCGATCCGAAAAAAGTCCTCCTCGCCCTCCGTTGGGTCATCAACGAAATGGAGAACCGCTACCAGATGTTTGCCAAACTCGGCGTGCGCAACATCGCCAGCTTCAACGCCCGACCGCTCCCCAAAACGCAGGCCGAGTTGGATGCCGATCGTGCGGCGGAAGACGCCGAGAACGAGAAATTCCCCGACGACTCCGACGAACTCACGCCCGACGATTTCATCTCCGATGCTGTCCTCGAAAACGCTGCCGTGGTGGCCCAGCCCGAGCTTCCGAAAATGTCCGTCGCCCGCGATGATGACCTCATCATTCCGAATCGGCTGCCCTACATCGTCGTCATCGTGGACGAGCTCGCCGACCTCATGCAGACCGCCCCGGCGGATGTCGAGAGCGGCATCGCCCGCATCACGCAAAAGGCGCGCGCGGCCGGCATTCACATGATCATCGCCACGCAGACCCCGCGCGCCGACGTCATCACCGGTGTCATCAAAGCCAACGTCCCGTGCCGCATCGCATTCCAGGTCGCCTCGGGTCTCGACTCCCGCATTATCCTCGACGAAAAAGGCGCCGAACGCCTCCTCGGCCAGGGCGACATGCTCTACATGCCCCCGAGTTCCAGCCGACTCATCCGCTCCCAGGGCGTGCTCGTCACCGACGACGAAATCCAGAAACTCGTCGATTTCGTCTCCGCCCAAGCGCCGCCGTCCTTTGATGAGGCCGTCCAGCAAAAGATCGAAACCGGCGGCGACGAAGCAGAGGAAATCAGCGAGGAAGACGAGGAACTCGTTACCAAGTGCCTCGAAATCATCCGCCAGGAAAAGAAAGCCTCTACCTCCTTGCTCCAGCGCCGCCTGCGCCTCGGCTACACCCGCGCCGCCCGCATCGTCGATATCCTCGAAGACCGCGGCATCCTCGGCCCCGGCGAAGGCGCCAAACCCCGCGAAATCCTCGTGGACCTCGATAGCCTGGTTTGA